The proteins below are encoded in one region of Blochmannia endosymbiont of Camponotus (Colobopsis) obliquus:
- the serC gene encoding 3-phosphoserine/phosphohydroxythreonine transaminase codes for MKQRKFNFSAGPSMLPLEVLQQIKEELFNWHDVGASIMEVSHRSKEFVQVACSAEHDLRTILNIPNNYKVLFCQGGARAQFAAVPMNILGSNINADYANSGYWSYSAANEAKKYCKPRIFDVSIQIDGLRKIQPICNWPLSDNSAYIHYCPNETIDGLAIDEIPEFNNAVVVGDFSSTLLSRPLNVNKFGLIYAAAQKNIGPSGLTIVIVREDLLGHARIDLPSILNYQLLSINKSMLNTPPTFSWYVAGLVFKWLKEQGGLTVMNELNKIKSDLLYTTIDKNDFYHNDIFPINRSLTNITFRLVDNQLEKLFLEKSLNEGLYALQGHKLVGGMRASLYNAMTLQGVKKLVEFMNWFAVKYG; via the coding sequence ATGAAGCAAAGAAAATTTAATTTTAGCGCTGGCCCATCAATGCTACCACTTGAAGTGTTACAACAAATAAAAGAAGAATTATTTAATTGGCATGATGTTGGTGCATCCATCATGGAGGTTAGTCATCGTAGTAAAGAATTTGTTCAGGTAGCTTGTAGTGCAGAACATGATTTGCGTACAATTTTAAATATACCAAATAATTATAAAGTATTGTTTTGTCAAGGAGGAGCTCGCGCTCAGTTTGCTGCTGTGCCAATGAATATTCTTGGATCAAATATTAATGCTGATTATGCAAATAGTGGTTATTGGTCATATAGTGCTGCTAATGAAGCAAAAAAATATTGTAAACCTAGAATATTTGATGTCAGTATTCAGATTGATGGTTTACGTAAAATACAGCCAATATGTAATTGGCCGTTATCTGATAACAGTGCTTATATCCATTACTGTCCTAATGAAACTATTGATGGTTTAGCTATTGACGAGATTCCCGAGTTTAATAATGCAGTAGTAGTAGGTGATTTTTCATCTACTCTATTATCCCGTCCATTGAATGTAAATAAATTTGGTTTAATTTATGCTGCAGCACAAAAAAATATAGGACCGTCTGGATTAACGATAGTTATTGTACGTGAAGATTTATTAGGTCATGCACGTATAGATTTACCATCAATTTTAAATTATCAATTATTATCAATTAATAAATCTATGCTAAATACTCCGCCTACTTTTTCTTGGTACGTTGCAGGATTAGTATTTAAATGGCTCAAAGAACAGGGAGGATTAACTGTAATGAATGAGCTTAATAAAATTAAGTCAGATTTGTTGTATACTACTATAGACAAAAATGATTTTTATCATAACGATATATTTCCAATAAATCGTTCTCTTACTAATATAACTTTTAGATTAGTTGATAATCAATTGGAAAAATTATTTTTAGAGAAATCTTTAAATGAAGGGTTGTACGCTTTACAAGGACATAAGTTAGTTGGTGGCATGCGAGCATCATTATATAACGCTATGACATTACAGGGTGTAAAAAAACTAGTAGAATTTATGAATTGGTTTGCAGTTAAGTACGGTTAA
- the serS gene encoding serine--tRNA ligase yields the protein MLDPKLLRNNIDLIAKKLARRKFVLDVEKLRNQEKQRKSLQIEIENLRAQRNVLSKTIGNMKIRKQNYDFLCQKVDILNQRLNNIEKDNNILQHEIMNYALSLPNILDAHVPDGCTEKDNLEIFRWGNLRNYDFTIRDHVELGKIIGGLDFSTAVKLTGSRFVVMYGQIAYLHRALIQFMLDVHIKQHGYQEYYVPYLVNQRSLYGTGQLPKFSEDLFHVQPLQHHTDFYTLIPTAEVPLVNLLSNKILDEKDLPVKMIAHTPCFRAEVGSYGRDRRGLVRMHQFDKVEMVQVVMPEASMQALEELTNHAEKILQLLDLPYRKMLLCSGDISFTACKTYDLEVWLPAQNMYREVSSCSNIRDFQARRIQARYRNKRNNQIRLLHTLNGSGLAVGRTLIAILENYQLSTGCVEIPLILQKYMNGLKYIGVCNKLKKL from the coding sequence ATGCTTGACCCTAAATTATTACGAAATAATATTGATTTGATAGCCAAAAAATTGGCTCGTAGAAAATTTGTGTTGGATGTAGAAAAGTTACGTAATCAGGAAAAACAACGTAAGTCTTTGCAAATAGAAATAGAAAATTTAAGAGCTCAACGTAATGTTCTTTCTAAAACAATAGGTAACATGAAAATACGTAAACAAAATTACGATTTTTTATGTCAAAAAGTTGATATCTTAAATCAACGTTTAAATAATATCGAAAAGGATAATAATATATTGCAACATGAAATTATGAATTATGCGTTATCTTTACCTAATATTTTAGATGCACATGTTCCTGATGGATGTACTGAAAAAGATAATTTAGAAATTTTTAGATGGGGTAATTTACGTAATTATGATTTTACAATACGTGATCATGTAGAATTAGGAAAAATAATTGGTGGATTAGATTTTTCCACTGCCGTAAAATTAACAGGATCACGTTTTGTAGTTATGTATGGGCAAATTGCTTATTTACATCGAGCTTTAATTCAATTTATGCTAGATGTGCATATTAAACAACATGGATATCAAGAATATTATGTACCATATTTAGTGAATCAACGTTCATTATATGGTACTGGACAATTACCAAAATTTTCTGAAGATTTATTTCATGTTCAACCATTACAACATCATACCGATTTCTATACACTTATACCAACTGCTGAAGTTCCGTTAGTTAATTTATTGAGTAATAAGATTCTTGATGAAAAAGATTTACCTGTGAAAATGATAGCTCATACACCATGTTTTCGTGCTGAAGTGGGTAGTTATGGACGAGATCGTCGTGGTTTAGTACGTATGCATCAATTTGATAAAGTAGAAATGGTACAAGTCGTGATGCCGGAAGCATCGATGCAAGCATTAGAAGAATTAACTAACCATGCAGAAAAAATTTTACAATTACTCGATTTACCATATAGAAAAATGTTGTTATGTAGTGGTGATATAAGTTTCACGGCATGTAAAACGTATGATTTAGAGGTTTGGTTACCTGCACAAAATATGTATCGTGAAGTTTCTTCTTGCTCAAATATCAGGGATTTTCAAGCTAGAAGGATACAAGCGCGTTATCGTAATAAAAGAAATAATCAGATAAGATTATTGCATACTTTAAATGGTTCAGGATTAGCTGTGGGACGTACATTAATAGCGATATTGGAAAATTATCAATTATCAACTGGATGTGTTGAGATACCATTGATATTGCAAAAATATATGAATGGTTTGAAGTATATTGGCGTCTGTAATAAACTAAAAAAATTGTAG
- the lolA gene encoding outer membrane lipoprotein chaperone LolA has translation MNNLLMCMFFLVLVITYPVLSNPNYILQNRLKQINSFSAKFIQQVIDINGIIIQTNEGELWIKYPNFFRFRFVYPNEFFLVSNGKLLWLFNPTINQVIIYCVKNIMIDSPLILLAKDEIKNCNKYNVQQNNDYFSLLPKVHNANLKHFSITVTTDGIIKNFSLFEQGGQIVECQLSDFKKILMNDDEFYFHIPKGTTIDDQR, from the coding sequence ATGAATAATCTGTTAATGTGCATGTTTTTTTTGGTTCTGGTCATCACTTATCCTGTACTAAGTAACCCGAATTATATATTACAAAACCGATTAAAACAAATAAATAGTTTTTCTGCAAAATTTATTCAACAAGTAATTGACATTAATGGTATTATCATACAAACAAATGAAGGAGAATTGTGGATAAAATATCCTAATTTTTTTCGTTTTCGTTTTGTTTATCCAAATGAATTTTTTTTAGTTTCTAATGGCAAATTATTGTGGTTGTTTAATCCTACAATTAACCAAGTAATAATTTATTGTGTTAAAAATATTATGATAGATTCACCTTTAATTTTGCTTGCAAAAGATGAAATTAAAAATTGTAATAAATATAATGTACAACAAAATAATGATTATTTTTCTTTATTACCTAAAGTACATAATGCAAATTTAAAACATTTCTCCATTACGGTGACGACTGATGGGATTATTAAAAATTTTTCATTATTTGAACAGGGTGGTCAGATTGTTGAATGTCAATTGAGTGATTTTAAAAAAATATTAATGAATGATGATGAATTTTACTTTCATATTCCTAAAGGTACAACAATAGACGATCAACGTTGA
- the trxB gene encoding thioredoxin-disulfide reductase — MLKIKKYKLIILGSGPAGYTAAIYAARANLHPTLITGIEHGGQLTTTNEIENWPGNPEGLTGPLLMERMHIHATKLNVDVIFDHIIETNLKRTPFCLIGDDKKYICDVLIIATGASPKKLNIPSENMYQNKGVSYCVTCDGFFYKKQKVAVIGGGNSAIEATLYMSNIANEVHLIHRRNTFRAEKMLINKLMEKIKTEKNIFLHTNYIINKILGNKTGVTGISLNDTNSLLKKEIMINGIFINIGHIPNTDIFKNQLNLKNGYITVQFGLTGNATATSIPGIFAAGDVIDSHYRQAITSAGTGCMAALDAERYCSKNN, encoded by the coding sequence ATGTTGAAAATAAAAAAATATAAATTAATTATATTAGGTTCAGGACCCGCTGGATATACTGCTGCAATTTATGCTGCACGAGCTAATTTGCATCCTACTTTAATTACTGGAATAGAACACGGCGGGCAATTAACTACCACTAACGAAATAGAAAATTGGCCTGGAAATCCAGAGGGACTAACTGGACCATTACTTATGGAACGTATGCATATTCATGCCACCAAACTAAACGTTGATGTTATCTTTGATCATATTATCGAAACAAATCTAAAACGAACTCCTTTTTGCTTAATTGGTGATGATAAAAAATATATTTGTGATGTTTTAATAATTGCAACTGGAGCTTCTCCAAAAAAATTAAATATACCATCTGAAAACATGTATCAGAATAAAGGTGTTTCTTACTGCGTCACTTGTGATGGTTTTTTTTACAAAAAACAAAAAGTTGCTGTTATTGGAGGTGGCAACTCTGCAATAGAAGCAACGTTATATATGTCTAATATTGCAAATGAAGTACACCTTATTCATCGTCGTAATACATTCCGAGCAGAAAAAATGCTTATTAACAAACTAATGGAAAAAATAAAAACTGAAAAAAATATTTTTTTACATACTAATTATATCATTAATAAAATTTTAGGTAACAAAACAGGCGTAACTGGTATCAGTTTAAATGATACCAATAGCTTATTAAAAAAAGAAATTATGATTAATGGTATATTTATTAATATTGGACATATTCCAAATACTGATATCTTTAAAAATCAATTAAATTTAAAAAATGGTTATATTACCGTTCAATTTGGATTAACCGGTAATGCAACCGCAACATCAATTCCTGGAATTTTTGCTGCTGGAGACGTTATCGATTCTCACTATAGACAAGCTATAACGTCTGCAGGAACTGGTTGTATGGCGGCTTTAGATGCAGAACGATACTGTAGTAAAAACAATTAA
- the infA gene encoding translation initiation factor IF-1, translating into MIKEENIEMQGIVIDTLPNTMFRVKLENGHTIIAHISGKMRKNYIRILTGDKVTIELTPYDLNKGRIIFRSR; encoded by the coding sequence ATGATTAAAGAAGAGAATATTGAAATGCAAGGTATAGTAATCGATACCCTACCCAATACCATGTTTCGAGTTAAATTGGAAAACGGACACACAATAATTGCACATATCTCTGGAAAAATGCGTAAAAATTACATACGTATTTTAACAGGAGATAAAGTCACTATAGAATTAACTCCTTATGATTTAAACAAAGGACGTATAATTTTTCGTAGCCGATAA
- a CDS encoding winged helix-turn-helix domain-containing protein, with amino-acid sequence MKYIIHSTVTFDTTKYLLTSIHDINTATKLSNSAGKILEELIKYRETREPVTRQHLFTIVWKNHGLEASNGNLNQQISLIRKSLNSLGLNSSAIITIPKRGFKLNDQLTIKIIKENFSQSNCINKINNLYTQSKLLSLKTNFSKQNIKYTLTLLLTAIILTMALSSYLHHKDKNNQKLYFCKQINSCNICALHPIPGLECNEYNLQISEAVQKK; translated from the coding sequence ATGAAATATATTATTCATTCAACTGTAACATTTGATACTACAAAATATTTGCTAACATCAATACATGATATAAATACAGCAACAAAATTATCTAATTCTGCTGGAAAAATTTTAGAGGAATTAATTAAATATCGGGAAACTAGAGAACCAGTGACTAGACAACATCTATTTACTATAGTTTGGAAAAATCATGGACTAGAAGCTTCTAATGGAAATTTAAATCAACAAATTAGCTTAATTCGCAAAAGCCTAAATTCACTCGGGCTAAATTCTTCAGCTATAATTACAATTCCAAAACGAGGATTTAAACTAAATGATCAATTAACTATTAAAATAATAAAAGAAAATTTTTCACAATCAAATTGTATAAACAAAATTAACAATTTGTACACTCAATCAAAATTATTATCTTTAAAAACAAATTTTTCAAAACAAAATATTAAGTATACTTTAACTTTATTACTAACAGCCATTATTTTAACTATGGCTTTATCATCATATCTACATCATAAAGATAAAAATAATCAAAAATTGTATTTTTGTAAACAAATTAACTCTTGTAATATTTGCGCCTTACATCCTATCCCTGGTTTAGAATGTAATGAATATAACTTACAAATTTCTGAAGCTGTACAAAAAAAATAA
- a CDS encoding transglycosylase SLT domain-containing protein: MYFLYIDNQFNKIGRVLIKLMGCFLIFLLCSCKIQEHNKKIKPVSFDLDLKFLESLELNIRTYHNYIHYVSNIYNVDEILIKAIIQVESNYNPKVVSKSNAVGLMQLKSSTAGREVYRMKGWKGEPSVRDLKNIAININLGTAYLSILQKRLIGINNPQTKRYALIVSYVNGLGTLLRMFSSDYNIAITKINTFTPEEFCKYIQNYHPSVQARRYLWKINVVYSAIIYKQFFLN; this comes from the coding sequence ATGTATTTTTTGTATATTGATAATCAATTTAATAAAATAGGTAGAGTTTTAATAAAATTAATGGGGTGTTTTTTAATCTTTTTATTGTGTTCTTGTAAAATACAAGAACACAATAAAAAGATTAAGCCTGTATCTTTTGATCTTGATTTAAAATTTCTTGAATCTTTGGAATTAAATATTCGAACTTACCATAATTATATTCATTATGTATCAAATATTTATAATGTTGATGAAATATTAATAAAAGCTATTATTCAAGTAGAATCCAATTATAATCCTAAAGTTGTTAGTAAATCTAATGCTGTTGGTTTAATGCAACTTAAGTCTTCTACAGCTGGTAGAGAAGTTTATCGTATGAAAGGATGGAAAGGAGAACCTAGTGTGAGAGATCTTAAAAATATTGCTATCAATATTAATTTGGGTACTGCTTATTTATCAATTTTACAAAAACGATTAATTGGAATTAATAATCCACAAACTAAACGGTACGCTTTGATAGTATCTTATGTTAATGGTCTAGGAACTTTATTACGTATGTTCTCTTCTGATTATAATATTGCTATCACTAAAATTAATACATTTACACCAGAAGAATTTTGTAAATATATTCAAAATTATCATCCATCAGTACAAGCTAGACGATATCTTTGGAAAATAAACGTTGTTTATTCAGCAATAATATATAAACAATTTTTTTTGAATTGA
- the mntR gene encoding manganese-binding transcriptional regulator MntR: MDQSNATLLLDGFACTLNRKEYLQGFSQVRQAHKRELIDDYVELIADLYRINGEVRQVDLAMSLGVAQPTVAKMLKKLIANGLVEQQPYRGIFLTIKGRKLANKNCLRHKVVKLFLLSLGVSEKNAHRDSEGIEHHVSEETLLMFSSFLKEKKNVF, encoded by the coding sequence ATGGATCAAAGTAATGCAACTTTACTACTTGATGGTTTTGCATGTACATTGAATAGAAAAGAGTATTTGCAAGGTTTTTCGCAAGTAAGACAAGCTCATAAACGGGAATTAATTGATGATTATGTTGAATTAATAGCTGATTTGTATCGGATAAATGGTGAAGTACGTCAAGTAGATTTAGCGATGTCATTAGGTGTTGCTCAGCCAACTGTAGCTAAAATGCTTAAAAAATTAATAGCTAATGGTTTAGTTGAACAACAACCTTATCGTGGAATTTTTTTAACTATCAAAGGTAGAAAATTAGCAAATAAAAATTGTTTGCGACATAAAGTTGTGAAGTTATTTTTATTGTCTTTGGGGGTAAGTGAAAAAAATGCTCATCGTGATTCTGAAGGTATTGAGCATCATGTAAGTGAAGAAACATTATTGATGTTTAGTAGTTTTTTAAAAGAAAAAAAGAATGTATTTTAG
- the purB gene encoding adenylosuccinate lyase, producing MHLSPLTVISPVDGRYSDQVNLLRDIFSEFGLFKFRLQVEICWFQKLASCDQIKELPPFNDYINDYLNSIFINFSLEDAKRIKDIECIVNHDVKAIEYFLKEKINNEPIIQKVKEFIHFACTSEDINNLAYAIMLMTTKRDILLPVWYKIISKIKSMAIDYRDLPLLSRTHGQPATPSTLGKEMANVFYRLFRQYKKLRNIKILGKINGAIGNYNAHIVAYPNINWHQISEEFVTSLGIHWNPYTTQIEPHDYLAEFFNCVALFNTILIDYVRDMWSYISLDYFTQKKIGNEIGSSTMPYKINPIDFENAEGNLGLSNAIMNHFSSKLPISRWQRDLSDSTVLRNIGVCIGYSLIAYDSLLKGTKKIVINKNKLLSELNRHWVVLSEAIQTVMRRYGISGSYELVKEITYGKYVDIHVIQSFIDSLKIPDKEKLKLKLLTPSEYIGYAVELVNNLDKYCY from the coding sequence ATGCATTTGTCTCCTTTAACTGTAATTTCTCCCGTTGATGGACGTTACAGTGATCAAGTAAATTTATTACGCGATATTTTCAGTGAGTTTGGATTATTTAAATTTCGTTTACAAGTTGAAATATGTTGGTTTCAAAAATTGGCTTCTTGTGATCAAATTAAAGAGTTACCTCCATTTAACGATTATATTAATGATTATTTAAATTCTATTTTTATTAATTTTAGTCTTGAAGATGCTAAACGAATTAAAGATATTGAATGTATTGTTAATCATGATGTTAAAGCTATAGAATATTTTTTGAAAGAAAAAATTAATAATGAGCCCATTATTCAAAAAGTAAAAGAGTTTATTCATTTTGCTTGTACATCTGAAGATATTAATAATTTAGCTTATGCTATAATGCTTATGACGACTAAACGAGATATTCTGTTACCTGTTTGGTATAAAATAATCAGTAAGATAAAAAGCATGGCAATTGACTACCGTGATTTACCTTTATTGTCTAGAACACATGGCCAACCTGCTACACCTTCTACTTTGGGTAAAGAGATGGCAAATGTTTTTTATCGTTTATTTCGTCAGTATAAAAAATTAAGAAATATAAAAATTTTGGGCAAAATAAATGGTGCTATAGGTAATTATAACGCTCATATCGTAGCATATCCTAATATAAATTGGCATCAAATTAGTGAAGAATTTGTAACGTCTTTAGGTATACATTGGAATCCGTATACTACTCAAATAGAACCACATGACTATCTTGCTGAGTTTTTTAATTGCGTGGCATTATTTAATACTATTTTAATAGATTACGTACGTGATATGTGGAGTTATATTTCTCTGGATTATTTTACTCAAAAAAAAATAGGAAATGAAATAGGTTCTTCTACAATGCCATATAAAATTAATCCGATTGATTTTGAAAATGCTGAAGGAAATTTAGGATTATCAAATGCGATTATGAATCATTTTTCATCTAAATTACCAATATCTCGTTGGCAAAGAGATTTGAGTGATTCTACTGTATTACGAAATATTGGAGTTTGTATTGGTTATTCTTTGATTGCTTATGATTCTCTTTTAAAGGGAACAAAAAAAATTGTAATTAATAAAAATAAATTATTGTCAGAACTAAATCGTCATTGGGTAGTGTTATCTGAAGCCATTCAGACAGTAATGCGTCGATACGGTATTTCTGGTTCTTATGAACTTGTGAAAGAAATTACTTATGGAAAATATGTTGACATTCATGTAATACAATCTTTTATTGATTCTTTAAAAATACCGGATAAAGAAAAATTAAAATTAAAATTGTTGACTCCATCTGAATATATTGGTTATGCTGTAGAATTGGTAAATAATTTAGATAAATATTGTTACTAA
- the mnmA gene encoding tRNA 2-thiouridine(34) synthase MnmA gives MSDNFSKKVVIAMSGGVDSSVSAWLLQEQGYKVEGVFMKNWEEDNDHKSCSSAKDLADAQDVCNMLGIFLYTVNFSAEYWDNVFRIFLSEYQKGCTPNPDILCNKEIKFKTFLEFAIEDLCADFIATGHYVRRINIDHKIYLARAVDKNKDQSYFLYTLKYQQLQRCLFPLGDIIKNEVRNIAKKLKFITATKKDSTGICFIGKRKFRDFLARYLPIQPGKIVTVKREIIGYHQGLMYYTLGQRKGLKIGGIRNSNGKPWYVVDKDLINNLLIVVQGNDHPLLKSYGLIAKDLHWVNSNELQKTFRCTAKTRYQQQDISCSVQLFCDNKVQVIFDQPVIAVTPGQSIVFYLDELCIGGGIIETRMSYI, from the coding sequence ATGTCAGATAATTTTTCAAAAAAAGTTGTTATTGCTATGTCTGGAGGTGTTGATTCTTCTGTTTCTGCTTGGTTGTTGCAAGAACAAGGTTACAAAGTGGAAGGAGTATTTATGAAAAATTGGGAAGAAGATAATGATCATAAATCTTGTTCTTCCGCAAAAGATTTAGCTGATGCTCAAGATGTGTGTAATATGCTTGGAATTTTTTTATATACTGTAAATTTTTCTGCAGAATATTGGGATAATGTTTTTAGAATATTTTTATCAGAATATCAAAAAGGGTGTACACCTAATCCTGATATTCTATGTAATAAAGAAATTAAATTCAAGACATTTTTAGAATTTGCTATAGAAGATTTATGTGCAGATTTTATTGCTACAGGGCATTATGTACGTCGTATTAATATTGATCACAAAATTTATTTAGCTCGCGCTGTAGATAAAAATAAAGATCAAAGTTATTTTTTATATACATTAAAATACCAACAGCTTCAACGATGTCTCTTTCCTTTAGGTGATATCATTAAGAATGAAGTTAGAAATATTGCAAAAAAATTAAAATTTATTACTGCAACAAAAAAAGATTCAACAGGTATTTGTTTTATTGGCAAACGTAAATTTCGAGATTTTCTTGCTCGTTATTTACCTATACAACCAGGTAAAATAGTTACGGTGAAAAGAGAAATAATAGGTTATCATCAAGGATTAATGTATTATACTTTAGGTCAGCGTAAAGGATTAAAAATTGGTGGTATTCGTAATAGTAATGGCAAGCCGTGGTATGTTGTAGATAAGGACTTAATTAATAACTTACTTATTGTTGTTCAAGGTAACGATCACCCTTTATTAAAATCTTATGGACTTATTGCTAAGGATCTTCATTGGGTAAATTCAAATGAATTACAAAAAACTTTTCGTTGTACAGCAAAAACTCGATATCAACAACAGGATATTTCATGTAGTGTACAATTATTCTGTGATAATAAAGTACAGGTAATTTTTGATCAACCAGTTATAGCAGTGACTCCAGGTCAATCAATAGTATTTTATTTGGATGAATTATGTATTGGTGGTGGTATTATTGAAACGCGCATGTCATATATTTGA
- a CDS encoding FtsX-like permease family protein, giving the protein MNLPLSLQLALGFYRGYNRVSKISLIHIISIFGISLGVSILIIGSSAMNGFQYELEHRILATVSHIEIKSINPTTINQLWSICHRIKKIPDITSISFYTDFIGLIESKNKSYPLYIKGMRVIQGVKTVGCPDIVDKSVWQLFKSKCQQIILSKEMANILKIQQGDWVTVIIPNNNSIGNKLLFPKRIRLQVLGFFSLSNFFSYNFALVPLQDAQIYLNRDLEQSIEGIAIKVNNIFQVNKIITKFITIINNRNIYINSWMYKYGYIYKDIQMIRIIIYLSMLLVILVTYIGIISVLMISIKEKSRDIAILVTFGAKKFLITTIFIWHNLLMGLCGIFIGVIFGILISINLTTLCNKLEYIMGHPLLSEEIYFINFVPSVLLFNDIFYIVGIVLLFNLLVSLYPAVYASYINPAKILR; this is encoded by the coding sequence ATGAATCTTCCATTATCATTACAACTTGCATTGGGGTTTTATAGAGGATACAATCGTGTTAGTAAAATATCATTAATTCATATTATTTCTATATTTGGAATTTCTCTTGGTGTATCAATATTAATTATTGGATCAAGTGCTATGAATGGATTTCAATATGAATTAGAACATCGAATTTTAGCTACAGTGTCGCATATTGAAATTAAATCTATTAATCCTACTACCATCAATCAGTTGTGGTCTATTTGTCATCGAATAAAAAAAATACCAGACATTACTTCTATTTCTTTTTATACTGATTTTATTGGTCTTATTGAATCTAAAAATAAATCATACCCTCTTTATATAAAAGGCATGCGTGTAATACAAGGGGTGAAAACAGTTGGTTGTCCTGATATAGTGGATAAAAGTGTGTGGCAATTATTCAAGAGTAAATGTCAGCAGATTATACTTAGTAAAGAAATGGCTAATATTTTAAAAATACAACAAGGTGATTGGGTTACTGTCATTATTCCTAATAATAATTCAATTGGTAATAAGTTATTATTTCCTAAACGTATTCGCTTGCAAGTTTTAGGTTTTTTTTCGTTAAGCAATTTTTTTAGTTATAATTTTGCGTTAGTTCCTTTGCAAGACGCTCAAATATATTTAAATAGAGATCTAGAACAAAGTATTGAGGGTATAGCAATTAAAGTAAATAATATATTTCAAGTAAATAAAATAATAACTAAATTTATAACAATTATTAATAATCGAAATATTTATATTAATAGTTGGATGTATAAATATGGCTATATATATAAAGATATTCAAATGATTCGTATTATTATTTATTTATCTATGCTATTAGTAATTTTAGTTACCTATATAGGTATAATTAGTGTATTGATGATATCAATTAAAGAAAAGAGTCGTGATATTGCAATATTAGTAACGTTTGGAGCTAAAAAATTTTTAATTACAACTATTTTTATTTGGCATAATTTATTAATGGGATTGTGTGGTATTTTCATTGGAGTAATATTTGGAATATTAATTTCAATTAATTTAACAACATTATGTAATAAATTAGAATACATTATGGGGCATCCATTACTATCTGAGGAAATTTATTTTATCAATTTTGTACCGAGTGTTTTATTATTTAATGATATTTTTTATATTGTAGGTATAGTTTTACTGTTTAATTTATTAGTGAGTCTGTATCCAGCAGTATATGCAAGTTATATTAATCCAGCTAAAATTTTAAGATGA
- the lolD gene encoding lipoprotein-releasing ABC transporter ATP-binding protein LolD — MLNSLSLLSCCNLSKHYLDGSSCVHVLNNINFSLKFNEMVAILGNSGSGKTTLLHLLGGLDVPSGGEVIFEGQSLYKLSVNSRTIIRNNRLGFIYQFHHLLSDFNVIENVAMPLMIGGMKTQQAKNKAKIMLQAVNLEKRLYHRPSELSGGEKQRAAIARALISCPVLVLADEPTGNLDQDNAENVFQLLKKFNKYNGVAFVIATHDIQLAKRMHRQLKIHGGKIVLIND; from the coding sequence ATGCTAAATAGTTTATCATTACTGTCATGTTGCAATCTCAGTAAACATTATTTAGATGGCTCATCTTGTGTTCATGTATTGAATAATATCAATTTTTCTTTAAAGTTTAATGAAATGGTAGCGATTTTAGGTAATTCAGGTTCTGGAAAAACAACACTGTTGCATTTATTAGGCGGTTTGGATGTACCTAGTGGCGGTGAAGTAATTTTTGAAGGACAATCTTTATATAAATTATCTGTAAATTCACGTACAATTATACGTAATAACCGTTTAGGTTTTATTTATCAATTTCATCATTTATTATCAGATTTTAATGTTATAGAAAATGTAGCTATGCCATTGATGATTGGTGGAATGAAAACACAACAAGCAAAAAATAAAGCAAAAATAATGTTACAAGCAGTAAATTTAGAAAAAAGATTATATCATCGTCCTTCTGAACTTTCTGGAGGTGAAAAACAAAGAGCAGCTATTGCACGTGCTTTAATAAGTTGTCCTGTATTAGTTTTAGCTGATGAACCAACGGGTAATTTAGATCAAGATAATGCAGAAAATGTTTTTCAATTGTTAAAAAAATTTAATAAATATAATGGTGTTGCTTTTGTGATAGCAACTCATGATATTCAACTGGCGAAACGTATGCACCGTCAATTAAAGATACATGGCGGAAAGATTGTTTTGATAAATGATTAA